Within the Cotesia glomerata isolate CgM1 linkage group LG6, MPM_Cglom_v2.3, whole genome shotgun sequence genome, the region ataacgacaagtttaggcccgtttgcacgccttctctcgccggcactgaggtatccatcctctgtactgtaaacgatgtttgaaaatcttctgacatttccatatcatcttttgctaggttttggtccaccccgagtattctgtttcctcggtacccgacgcatctgacgtgcagatatgccgggcattcccctatccgccacctgaggaggcgcccgatgcgggacccagcaagcccgacacggggtgtgtgtgtgtgtgtgtgtgtgtaaacctctcataacttttgaatggctcgaccgattcgatcgcggttggcgccattcgaaagggtttgtccaaacttatattttggatacaatttggatcgattcgaaccgatagatttcgaaaaatttaaaaaaaactgtaaaaaaaaaaatttttttttcaaaagtggtttttttggaataacttttgaatggcttcATCGATCaactctaaaaactaatcagctcttaaccttgaaaaaccacgtcaatcggttgattcgttcgagagatatcgtgcaggaaaaaaaacccaaaaaagtgttttttcgaaattactccgaaatttctagtttgatcaattcaaacttaaagatttttcataaggcttaaaaaactgcgtcgattcCCGCCaatcgcgtgaaaatcggttcattcattcaaaagttattgcggtttgaaaactcaaagaatagtgttttattaactCTCTATCAAACTTaggagcttgaagagctcaaaagcatagaaaagatatctttttgagctcggagagctcaaaacaacatatagattgtatttttgagctcgaagagctcaaaaacgtcgtaaatgcaattttaagcgctcaggtatggaattagcgggaagttgcagggatggccttcagggtcaacggttttcctaatttttttttccctaaTCAACTAgggaatatataaaaatgaaaatctgGTTGGAaaacgcaaaaaaaatttttttcggtatACGCTCTTTTgactttaagaaaaaaaaaattttaaagccaaaagggcgtatatgaaaaaatagtcaaaataGCTTCTAAAGACTCCAAAACGTCGAAATCTaacgaaaaattgattttcggAAGTCAGACTAAAAACACTAACACATcctaatttctttaaattttcaattttttgtattttgtaaaaattcactgaaaaaaattaaaataaaatttttaacttctcctaacataaattgacaattttaaaaaattaaactgtgATAGTATTTTCagttcaattttcaaaaatcattttttcattagatctCGACGTTGGGATGTTTTTAGACGTTACTTTCTTTGActattttttcatgtatatacgcttttttggttttgaaaatgttttttcttaAAGTCAAAAGGGCgaggtcaaaaaaaaattttttttgcgtttTTTAACcagatttttacttttatacatTCCCTAGTTGataggagaaaaaaaaatttttatacaccCTTTTGGTTTTAGTAACgcgatttatttaattaatggaCTCACCGTACTATAAAATGTTTCGTATATTGCAACTCAATATTTCGCTTAACGCAATCAAGAATTGGAGCAAAAGCTAAGTCACGAAAATCACTTATTGAATCAATGTTCAATCGGTCATCATGAAAATTGTTAACtgagtttttaatattaattaacgatCTGGTAGCTGGAGTGTCAATCCAAATGAcacgataattatttttaaataaattattagccCAATCAAAAGCACCGACTTTAGCAACTGAGTTCCATTCATTGGGAGCATACCAATCATAAACCTACAAagaaaaagtataattaaagAACAAAATAAGCTGAGAATaaatagttaacaaaataataaattataacttacaTGGCAGTTGCagaaatattcaataatttctctaaaataaaccataaatttaatgaaattttccgATTCTCGTGCATAGAAAATAACAATCGCTTTACAAtcattttcttgtttttttaatttttcattggcATCGTCAGTATCAACAGAATCAATTTCACAATTCGTACTTTTGAGATCACTTAAAGTtgcatttaaatattgattttgaCGACTGCTATGTAAACGTTGACGACAAATACATACAATTGCACCGCTTATAActaatattgaaataattattcctGCGGCTAttggtaataataaattaatatcactCATAACAGTTTTATTTCCTGAAAGCTCTCCATTATATTCAATAGCTTGTTGTGATTTAGTTACTCTCATACAtgctgtaaaataattttatattttatttatttattgtttagaGTTCCCAgttttaatttctcaaaaattttattttaataaagtttcttagaacaaatattttaaagaaatattttttccaagaagccaaaaaattcttatttgaaaaaataagaatgatttaactttattaataaaaaaaaaaaactaattgaaaattatattcacaaaaattttcaacaaaaaaaaattcttcaatttcaaaagaaaataattcggTTCTCCTTATAgtttataagtcaatttttaataaattaacagagAGATGTTAttgatagaaaatatttttttttagttgaaaaaattaaagtatcaATTTATCAcaactattattaatattgaaataaattagttttaaagtATTTACAAATCAAAATCTTACGTGCTATCCATGTACACGGTGAACTTATTTCATCTTGAACTGGTGGTGGTTTCCACACAGTTTGTTTTACACACCGGtcatcatttaaaattaataaaaaacaataactctGATTATACAAAACTGGAAGAATGAAAATACACTCTATGTCTTCTGTTAAGTTTTCATTTGAATCTTGAACCTTTTAACGATAACAATTCGTTAgattattctaaaaaagatttttttgatttttcttaaaattactcatttaattatatCGTGTCAAAGcacaaaatttcaaagtaaaaatatatttttaatgacaaGTAAATCAttctattttataacttttgttgaatcatattttaattgaaaatgacatATTTTCATCGTCATTCCACATTCCCCttttaattgcaataatatcgaattgaaatttgaaagaaactTTTTGGTATTAACAACACGATatactattaataaaaaaaaaaacttaccatCGCTATGCTGCAGTTGTTGGTTGATAAACTTGATCCAtactaaaaacaaattatttttttattttaactattattataaatgaataagatCTGGCTTTCAAAACGTAAagaacatttatttttaattcaatttatttcaaattaaataaaattttgattatttatgatgtttttattgaattaaaactattattatttgattttaattgttttataaatttattttttctgtgctcgtaaaatttttctcctaGACCTTTTGACGTATATGATCTACAATTACAAGTATTCAATGTTCAATCtagaaataataaacttaaataataaagattaaaatttaatgacaatcaatagaaaaaaatattactgatCATGCACATTCTCATAAGCAAACAAGATATTATTAAGTCtctaaacttatttttaagagtaaaaagaaagttttaaaaaaaatgaaacaaaaacTAAAGTTACCAAACTAATTTCCCAAGGCTCAAGAGGTATTTTACCATATTTAACACATGCCTCTCCTTTACTTTCATCTTCAATTGACAGTGGAATTAATTGCAATACCAAACTCGAAGAACCAGAAAATATTGACACGCCGAATCTAAATGTTACTAAATtcctactaaaaaaaattcactctaTTTGTCaagatcgaaaaaaaaaattaaataaaaattgcagcagcatagttatttttttcaagctttttcttcatttaaaatatctGAAAACTTAAAAGATCTAAACTACTTTGTTAACCTGAGTTATTAttgtcaaattaattattcagttatgggggtaaaaaaaattttttaacgtataataataaatacaaaattataaaatttttatttacgaaGAAATCTCATCATTAAGGGGGTCCTTTGGTCTGAAGCCCTGATTTTTGagcatttttttggaatttttttgtaaagaccacacggaaaaaagtaaactgtaataaataacagtcgatttataataagtaatgatcaactgctaaaaattaccatttcaaacagtaaaatcgtgattttactattcactttataatatttacaatttaaacgttacaatttactctttacatgaaagaaaatactatttcaaacagtaatattcgctatggaaatgtctaaaatgttaaagtataataattaagaattcaggctttgatatttattatttcgtacctaaaaaatgatcttatgatatgtaaaaagtatgaaataaagt harbors:
- the LOC123267404 gene encoding uncharacterized protein LOC123267404 isoform X2 — translated: MMWLNVSCILLSILRIKAISTNCNYEYNYSCDNNGQKDTIIPRPISHIVQKGCSLDNIRDNANYTLILSENGLLPTGIIKVNITLPSANCIYKVALLVNSTIKNNTDCHKHEFTNILHSELHSVDQTICLSNSNIEQNHDSLHQNNGFLNKCQDNNIALYFEHVYAGCYALRFTIDDKLYAIRSKKYITTTYQRSEVKEPLSHCYYDDGIANNNDNERNLVTFRFGVSIFSGSSSLVLQLIPLSIEDESKGEACVKYGKIPLEPWEISLYGSSLSTNNCSIAMVQDSNENLTEDIECIFILPVLYNQSYCFLLILNDDRCVKQTVWKPPPVQDEISSPCTWIAPCMRVTKSQQAIEYNGELSGNKTVMSDINLLLPIAAGIIISILVISGAIVCICRQRLHSSRQNQYLNATLSDLKSTNCEIDSVDTDDANEKLKKQENDCKAIVIFYARESENFIKFMVYFREIIEYFCNCHVYDWYAPNEWNSVAKVGAFDWANNLFKNNYRVIWIDTPATRSLINIKNSVNNFHDDRLNIDSISDFRDLAFAPILDCVKRNIELQYTKHFIVRLEGYCYENSREDPFADLSPHARFIIPHHLKQLFSHLAFKRSEMSEEELNREEILLRERLAKINSDS
- the LOC123267404 gene encoding uncharacterized protein LOC123267404 isoform X3, which translates into the protein MMWLNVSCILLSILRIKAISTNCNYEYNYSCDNNGQKDTIIPRPISHIVQKGCSLDNIRDNANYTLILSENGLLPTGIIKVNITLPSANCIYKVALLVNSTIKNNTDCHKHEFTNILHSELHSVDQTICLSNSNIEQNHDSLHQNNGFLNKCQDNNIALYFEHVYAGCYALRFTIDDKLYAIRSKKYITTTYQRSEVKEPLSHCYYDDGIANNNDNESRNLVTFRFGVSIFSGSSSLVLQLIPLSIEDESKGEACVKYGKIPLEPWEISLYGSSLSTNNCSIAMVQDSNENLTEDIECIFILPVLYNQSYCFLLILNDDRCVKQTVWKPPPVQDEISSPCTWIAPCMRVTKSQQAIEYNGELSGNKTVMSDINLLLPIAAGIIISILVISGAIVCICRQRLHSSRQNQYLNATLSDLKSTNCEIDSVDTDDANEKLKKQENDCKAIVIFYARESENFIKFMVYFREIIEYFCNCHVYDWYAPNEWNSVAKVGAFDWANNLFKNNYRVIWIDTPATRSLINIKNSVNNFHDDRLNIDSISDFRDLAFAPILDCVKRNIELQYTKHFIIRRILLRKFSRRSFCRFITACPLYYSPSS
- the LOC123267404 gene encoding uncharacterized protein LOC123267404 isoform X1 codes for the protein MMWLNVSCILLSILRIKAISTNCNYEYNYSCDNNGQKDTIIPRPISHIVQKGCSLDNIRDNANYTLILSENGLLPTGIIKVNITLPSANCIYKVALLVNSTIKNNTDCHKHEFTNILHSELHSVDQTICLSNSNIEQNHDSLHQNNGFLNKCQDNNIALYFEHVYAGCYALRFTIDDKLYAIRSKKYITTTYQRSEVKEPLSHCYYDDGIANNNDNESRNLVTFRFGVSIFSGSSSLVLQLIPLSIEDESKGEACVKYGKIPLEPWEISLYGSSLSTNNCSIAMVQDSNENLTEDIECIFILPVLYNQSYCFLLILNDDRCVKQTVWKPPPVQDEISSPCTWIAPCMRVTKSQQAIEYNGELSGNKTVMSDINLLLPIAAGIIISILVISGAIVCICRQRLHSSRQNQYLNATLSDLKSTNCEIDSVDTDDANEKLKKQENDCKAIVIFYARESENFIKFMVYFREIIEYFCNCHVYDWYAPNEWNSVAKVGAFDWANNLFKNNYRVIWIDTPATRSLINIKNSVNNFHDDRLNIDSISDFRDLAFAPILDCVKRNIELQYTKHFIVRLEGYCYENSREDPFADLSPHARFIIPHHLKQLFSHLAFKRSEMSEEELNREEILLRERLAKINSDS